The Amycolatopsis mongoliensis genome includes a window with the following:
- a CDS encoding ArsR/SmtB family transcription factor, whose protein sequence is MAAPNGHVRQKPVAVTLLLAEPAAVVTDTEAETAAKLFKALSDPVRIRLVSLIRHSPGGEACFCDLAEDFDMPQPSLSHHLRVLVTAGILTRERRGTWSWYSLVPEPLGSLGSLLREGGPLADRPAALSDEERNKRC, encoded by the coding sequence ATGGCCGCGCCCAACGGTCACGTCCGGCAGAAGCCGGTCGCGGTGACCCTCCTGCTGGCCGAGCCCGCAGCCGTCGTCACCGACACCGAGGCCGAGACGGCCGCGAAGCTGTTCAAGGCGCTGTCCGACCCGGTCCGGATCCGGCTCGTCTCCCTCATTCGGCACTCACCCGGCGGCGAAGCGTGCTTCTGCGACCTGGCCGAGGACTTCGACATGCCCCAGCCGTCCCTGAGCCACCACCTGCGGGTCCTCGTCACCGCCGGCATCCTCACGCGTGAGCGCCGCGGCACCTGGAGCTGGTACAGCCTGGTCCCCGAGCCTCTCGGATCCCTCGGTTCCCTGCTTCGCGAAGGCGGCCCGCTCGCGGACCGGCCCGCGGCGTTGTCGGACGAAGAGCGAAACAAGCGCTGCTGA
- a CDS encoding ASCH domain-containing protein: MSLRPRFAEAILDGSKTVELRRTRLQAPAGTRLVLYAASPVMAVVGVATLEAVESASPSRIWRRHRLVVGLDRREFDAYFADARRATALIISSPQRLAEPPDLATRRAETGFRPPQSSRYLTAVDPQVLHLVAAG; encoded by the coding sequence TTGTCGTTACGACCGCGATTCGCTGAAGCCATTCTGGACGGCTCGAAGACAGTCGAGCTTCGCCGCACGCGACTGCAGGCACCCGCCGGAACCCGTCTGGTGCTTTACGCTGCATCTCCGGTCATGGCGGTCGTCGGAGTGGCAACGTTGGAGGCGGTGGAGTCGGCATCGCCGAGTCGGATCTGGCGGCGGCATCGTCTTGTGGTCGGTCTTGACCGGCGCGAGTTCGACGCGTACTTCGCGGACGCGCGGCGCGCAACGGCGCTGATCATCAGCTCGCCCCAGCGGCTTGCCGAACCCCCGGACCTCGCCACCAGGCGAGCTGAAACCGGTTTTCGGCCGCCGCAGAGCTCGCGGTACTTGACTGCGGTTGATCCTCAGGTGCTGCACCTGGTCGCCGCGGGCTGA